A stretch of Vannielia litorea DNA encodes these proteins:
- a CDS encoding Lrp/AsnC family transcriptional regulator, translating to METEIDETDRRILAALQRRGRMTSAELAEAVNLSPSACHRRVQRLEKNSVIRDYVALLDARKLGLATTVFVEIKLAGQTDDILDAFEKAVARVPAVLECHLLGGAADYLLKVVAEDTEDFARLHRQYLARLPGVQGMQSSFALRTVFKTTALPT from the coding sequence GTGGAGACGGAAATCGACGAGACCGACCGCAGAATTCTTGCGGCGCTCCAGCGGCGCGGGCGCATGACCTCGGCAGAGCTTGCCGAAGCGGTCAACCTCTCTCCCTCGGCCTGTCACCGCAGGGTTCAGCGGCTCGAGAAGAACAGCGTGATCCGCGACTACGTGGCCTTGCTCGATGCCCGAAAACTCGGCCTCGCCACCACCGTCTTCGTCGAGATCAAGCTCGCCGGCCAGACAGATGACATTCTCGATGCCTTCGAAAAGGCCGTTGCCCGGGTGCCGGCCGTCCTCGAGTGCCATCTGCTCGGCGGTGCGGCCGACTACCTTCTGAAGGTGGTGGCGGAAGACACGGAGGATTTTGCCCGCCTCCATCGCCAGTATCTCGCCCGTCTTCCGGGCGTGCAGGGCATGCAGTCGAGCTTTGCGCTGCGCACCGTGTTCAAGACCACGGCCCTGCCGACCTGA
- a CDS encoding division plane positioning ATPase MipZ, producing MAHIIVVGNEKGGSGKSTTSMHISTALARMGWKVGALDLDLRQRSFARYLDNRRVFSEGQGLTLAGPVFRELPQVDQASLEAGENIYDRRLSAALAGLEGDMDFILIDCPGSHTRLSQVAHSLADTLVTPLNDSFVDFDLLARIDPSTGKILGPSVYSEMVWSARQVRAQAGLPPIDWLVVRNRLGPQAMHNKKKMGDALDKLSKRIGFRASAGFSERVIFRELFPRGLTLLDLGDVGVERLNISNVAARQELRDLITNLRLPGVTADF from the coding sequence ATGGCGCATATCATCGTCGTCGGCAACGAGAAGGGCGGGTCGGGCAAATCCACGACCTCCATGCATATTTCTACAGCACTGGCGCGGATGGGCTGGAAAGTGGGGGCGCTTGACCTCGACCTGCGGCAGCGCAGCTTTGCCCGCTATCTCGACAACCGCCGCGTCTTTTCCGAGGGTCAGGGGCTCACGCTGGCCGGGCCGGTCTTTCGCGAGTTGCCTCAGGTCGACCAGGCCAGCCTGGAGGCGGGTGAAAACATCTATGACCGCAGGTTGTCGGCAGCCCTCGCCGGGCTCGAAGGCGATATGGATTTCATCCTGATCGACTGCCCCGGCTCGCACACGCGCCTCAGTCAGGTTGCGCATTCTCTGGCGGATACCCTTGTAACGCCGCTCAACGACAGCTTCGTGGACTTCGACCTGCTGGCAAGGATCGACCCCTCGACCGGCAAGATCCTCGGACCATCGGTCTATTCCGAGATGGTCTGGTCAGCCCGCCAGGTCAGGGCCCAGGCCGGGCTGCCACCGATCGACTGGCTGGTGGTGCGCAACCGCCTCGGCCCGCAGGCCATGCACAACAAGAAGAAGATGGGCGACGCACTCGACAAGCTCTCCAAGCGTATCGGATTCCGTGCGTCAGCCGGCTTTTCGGAGCGGGTGATCTTTCGGGAGCTGTTCCCGCGCGGCCTGACTCTGCTGGATCTGGGCGATGTGGGGGTGGAGCGCCTCAACATTTCCAATGTCGCCGCCCGGCAGGAGTTGCGCGACCTGATCACCAATCTCAGGCTGCCCGGCGTCACAGCCGATTTCTGA
- the tolQ gene encoding protein TolQ, which translates to MGSETAALAQEIDFSLLALFMRATLTVKIVMILLIIASFWSWKIIIEKIMMYRMRRSEAGSFDRAFWSGEPLDELFDQIGTEPKGASQKIFAAGMIEWRRSHRDDGALIAGAQARIDRSMDVAIAKETDKLNQGLPFLATVGSTAPFVGLFGTVWGIKNSFEEIAISKSTDLAVVAPGIAEALVATGLGLLAAIPAVIFYNKLSSDSDRIAGNYESFADEFATILSRQLDS; encoded by the coding sequence ATGGGTTCCGAAACAGCTGCTTTGGCGCAGGAGATCGACTTCTCCCTGCTTGCGCTTTTCATGCGCGCCACCCTGACCGTTAAGATCGTGATGATCCTGCTGATCATCGCGTCCTTCTGGTCGTGGAAGATCATCATCGAGAAGATCATGATGTACCGGATGCGCCGGTCGGAGGCAGGAAGCTTTGACCGGGCGTTCTGGTCGGGCGAACCTCTGGACGAGCTCTTCGACCAGATCGGTACCGAGCCTAAGGGCGCGAGCCAGAAGATCTTTGCCGCAGGCATGATCGAGTGGCGGCGTTCGCACCGTGACGACGGGGCGCTTATTGCCGGAGCCCAGGCGCGGATCGACCGCTCGATGGACGTGGCGATCGCCAAGGAAACAGACAAGCTCAACCAGGGTTTGCCGTTCCTGGCGACCGTGGGTTCAACCGCGCCCTTCGTGGGCCTTTTCGGCACCGTCTGGGGGATCAAGAACTCCTTCGAGGAGATCGCCATTTCCAAGTCCACCGACCTCGCCGTGGTCGCCCCCGGTATCGCCGAGGCGCTGGTGGCTACCGGCCTCGGGCTGTTGGCGGCCATCCCGGCGGTGATCTTCTACAACAAGCTCTCCAGCGACAGTGACCGCATTGCCGGAAACTACGAGAGCTTCGCCGACGAGTTCGCGACCATCCTGTCGCGCCAGCTGGACAGCTGA
- a CDS encoding MOSC domain-containing protein yields the protein MAGLKKLDTTATVTWLGWVKSREASLRSEPLEAVQATLDGFPGEDHGGATRPSCSRVLALYPQRGTTIRNTRQLSIVSAEELAEVAATLGLETLEPELIGASVVVSGLPNFSHVPPGTRLQAPSGATITVDVENGPCNFPGKEIEAVHPGRGKGFKAAALGKRGVVAWIEREGRIALGDPLTVFVPDQPAWAGA from the coding sequence ATGGCCGGATTGAAGAAGCTCGACACCACCGCCACCGTGACCTGGCTCGGCTGGGTCAAGAGCCGCGAAGCCAGCCTGCGCTCGGAACCGCTCGAAGCGGTGCAGGCCACGCTCGACGGCTTTCCGGGGGAGGATCATGGCGGGGCGACGCGGCCGTCCTGCTCGAGGGTGCTGGCGCTCTACCCCCAGCGCGGAACAACCATTCGCAACACGCGGCAACTTTCGATCGTGTCGGCGGAAGAACTCGCCGAGGTAGCGGCCACTCTGGGCCTCGAAACCTTGGAGCCTGAGTTGATCGGGGCGTCGGTGGTCGTGTCTGGCTTGCCGAACTTCTCGCATGTGCCACCCGGTACCAGGCTTCAGGCCCCTTCGGGTGCCACCATCACGGTGGACGTCGAGAACGGCCCCTGCAATTTTCCAGGCAAGGAGATCGAAGCGGTTCACCCCGGGCGTGGCAAGGGTTTCAAGGCCGCCGCCTTGGGCAAGCGCGGTGTTGTGGCCTGGATCGAGCGGGAGGGGCGGATTGCCTTGGGCGACCCGCTCACCGTGTTCGTCCCCGATCAGCCTGCCTGGGCGGGGGCCTGA
- the tilS gene encoding tRNA lysidine(34) synthetase TilS has product MHLSLAERVSAAYARLFKGSPPERIGIALSGGGDSTALLFLTRQLIPQVNLFAATVDHRLREGSAAEAEEAGKLCRSMGVPHEILPWEGWAGEGNLQAAARSARVALLADWADRNDLAQVALGHTRDDQAETFLLRLARGSGVDGLAAMAPARVAQGIRWLRPLLDTSRDELRACLEAQGVAWADDPSNEDERFDRVKARRMAESLGQLGLTTERLVRTAAQMAMARDALNENAANALRRARLEQGDLLMPNPGLLDAPREVQLRAYAHALRWISSSAYRPRFEPLEALVDGLEPGKAATLHGCRITCEGAVWRIAREYAAVAETATPPAALWDKRWKIEGPPPPAESHIGALGELGLAECEDWKASGLPRATLLASPALWKGERLLAAPLAGRPEGYTARLCHGVEHLVSSLWAD; this is encoded by the coding sequence GTGCATTTGAGCCTCGCTGAAAGGGTCTCTGCTGCCTACGCGCGCCTGTTCAAGGGCTCACCGCCTGAACGGATTGGCATTGCCCTTTCGGGCGGGGGCGACAGCACCGCACTCCTGTTTCTGACCCGTCAGCTTATTCCTCAGGTGAACCTTTTCGCCGCCACGGTGGATCACCGGCTTCGAGAGGGGTCCGCCGCCGAGGCGGAAGAGGCCGGAAAGCTCTGCCGGTCGATGGGAGTTCCTCACGAGATCCTCCCCTGGGAGGGATGGGCAGGGGAGGGCAATCTTCAGGCAGCGGCCCGCTCCGCCCGTGTTGCGCTGCTCGCCGACTGGGCAGACAGGAATGATCTTGCTCAAGTCGCTCTGGGCCACACGCGGGACGATCAGGCGGAAACATTCCTTTTGCGTCTGGCGCGCGGGTCCGGTGTGGATGGGCTTGCCGCCATGGCGCCGGCGCGCGTGGCTCAGGGCATCCGCTGGCTCCGGCCCCTGCTGGACACCAGCCGGGACGAACTGCGCGCCTGCCTAGAGGCGCAGGGCGTCGCCTGGGCAGACGATCCGTCGAACGAGGATGAACGGTTTGATCGGGTAAAGGCGCGGCGCATGGCCGAGAGCCTTGGGCAGCTCGGGCTGACGACCGAGCGGCTGGTGCGAACCGCCGCCCAGATGGCGATGGCGCGCGACGCCTTGAACGAAAACGCCGCCAACGCTCTCAGGCGCGCAAGGCTGGAGCAGGGCGACCTTCTGATGCCGAACCCGGGGCTGCTCGATGCGCCGCGCGAGGTGCAGCTGCGCGCCTATGCTCACGCCCTCCGCTGGATCTCGTCCTCGGCCTATCGGCCGCGCTTCGAACCACTGGAAGCGCTGGTCGACGGGTTGGAGCCGGGCAAGGCTGCCACCCTCCACGGCTGCCGGATCACCTGCGAAGGTGCGGTCTGGCGTATCGCAAGGGAGTATGCCGCGGTTGCCGAGACGGCGACACCACCCGCCGCACTCTGGGACAAACGCTGGAAGATCGAGGGTCCGCCGCCTCCTGCCGAAAGCCACATCGGTGCGCTTGGCGAACTTGGTTTGGCCGAGTGCGAGGATTGGAAGGCCAGCGGGCTGCCCCGCGCAACCCTGCTCGCCTCTCCGGCGCTCTGGAAAGGTGAGAGGCTGCTGGCCGCACCTCTGGCGGGACGGCCGGAAGGTTACACCGCGCGCCTTTGTCACGGGGTGGAACACCTTGTTTCCAGCCTTTGGGCGGATTGA
- the ftsH gene encoding ATP-dependent zinc metalloprotease FtsH, which yields MGNARNIAFWVVLFVLILALFNLFSGDNATMSSRNLSYSDFIEAVEKGSVSEATIDGEEMRIRTKDDTTYTTIIPPGVDPTEVLIANDVEVTAKAQQQNGLLAYIGTLLPFIILIGIWIFLMNRMQGGGRGGAMGFGKSKAKLLTEKHGRVTFDDVAGIDEAKEELEEIVEFLRNPQKFSRLGGKIPKGALLVGPPGTGKTLLARAIAGEAGVPFFTISGSDFVEMFVGVGASRVRDMFEQAKKNAPCIVFIDEIDAVGRSRGVGYGGGNDEREQTLNQLLVEMDGFEANEGIIIVAATNRPDVLDPALLRPGRFDRQVQVPNPDIKGREKILGVHARKVPLGPDVDLRIIARGTPGFSGADLANLVNESALMAARVGRRFVVMEDFENAKDKVMMGAERRSMVMSEDEKKLTAYHEAGHAIVGLNVPQHDPIHKATIIPRGRALGLVLSLPERDQLSVSFTKYKSQIAMAMGGRVAEELIFGPENVTSGAASDIQQVTRIARAMVTRFGFDPELGYVDYANEQQSYLGGYQGQTSHSGITQKLIDDKVRSLVEEGYQTAKRILTEKADDLERLAQGLLEYETLTGSEITRVIAGEPIKRGDDDDTGAAPGGGQSDKPSLTAIPKTKPRKGGGGMEPEPSA from the coding sequence ATGGGCAATGCACGCAACATCGCGTTCTGGGTCGTACTGTTCGTTCTGATCCTTGCGCTCTTCAACCTCTTCTCCGGCGACAACGCGACCATGTCGTCGCGCAACCTGAGCTACTCCGACTTCATCGAAGCGGTCGAGAAAGGCTCGGTGAGCGAAGCCACCATCGACGGCGAGGAGATGCGGATTCGCACCAAGGACGACACGACCTACACCACGATCATCCCGCCCGGCGTGGATCCGACCGAAGTGCTGATCGCGAACGACGTGGAAGTGACCGCCAAGGCCCAGCAACAGAACGGTTTGCTGGCCTATATCGGCACGCTCCTGCCGTTCATCATCCTGATCGGCATCTGGATCTTCCTCATGAACCGGATGCAGGGCGGTGGACGTGGCGGCGCGATGGGCTTCGGCAAGTCGAAGGCCAAGCTGCTGACCGAAAAGCACGGGCGCGTCACGTTCGATGATGTTGCAGGCATCGACGAGGCCAAGGAAGAGTTGGAAGAGATCGTCGAGTTCCTGCGCAACCCGCAGAAGTTCTCACGGCTCGGCGGCAAGATCCCCAAGGGCGCGCTTCTGGTCGGCCCTCCGGGCACCGGCAAGACCCTGCTGGCGCGTGCCATTGCTGGTGAGGCGGGCGTGCCCTTTTTCACCATCTCGGGCTCGGACTTCGTGGAGATGTTCGTGGGTGTCGGTGCCTCCCGTGTGCGCGACATGTTCGAACAGGCCAAGAAGAACGCGCCCTGCATCGTCTTTATCGACGAGATCGACGCCGTGGGCCGGTCGCGTGGCGTGGGATACGGCGGCGGCAACGACGAGCGCGAGCAGACGCTGAACCAGCTTCTGGTCGAGATGGACGGTTTCGAGGCCAACGAGGGCATCATCATCGTGGCTGCCACCAACCGGCCCGACGTTCTTGACCCGGCGCTGCTGCGGCCCGGTCGCTTTGACCGGCAGGTGCAGGTGCCCAACCCCGATATCAAGGGCCGGGAGAAAATCCTCGGCGTCCATGCCCGCAAGGTGCCGCTTGGTCCGGACGTGGACCTGCGCATCATCGCGCGCGGCACCCCGGGCTTTTCGGGTGCCGACCTTGCCAATCTGGTCAACGAGAGCGCCCTGATGGCCGCCCGCGTCGGCCGGCGCTTCGTGGTGATGGAAGATTTCGAGAACGCCAAGGACAAGGTGATGATGGGGGCGGAGCGCCGGTCCATGGTGATGTCCGAGGACGAGAAGAAGCTGACCGCCTACCATGAGGCCGGGCACGCGATCGTTGGCCTGAACGTGCCGCAGCACGATCCGATCCACAAGGCAACGATTATCCCGCGCGGTCGGGCGCTGGGCCTGGTGTTGTCGCTGCCCGAGCGTGACCAGCTCTCGGTGAGTTTCACCAAGTACAAGAGCCAGATCGCCATGGCGATGGGCGGACGCGTGGCCGAAGAGCTGATCTTCGGGCCGGAAAATGTGACCTCCGGCGCGGCTTCCGACATCCAGCAGGTGACCCGGATCGCCCGCGCCATGGTGACTCGATTCGGTTTTGACCCTGAGCTGGGCTACGTGGATTACGCCAACGAGCAGCAGAGCTATCTCGGCGGCTACCAGGGCCAGACCAGCCATTCCGGCATCACCCAGAAGCTCATCGACGACAAGGTCCGCAGCCTTGTGGAAGAGGGCTACCAGACCGCCAAGCGGATCCTGACCGAAAAGGCCGATGACCTCGAGCGACTGGCGCAGGGACTGCTTGAGTACGAGACCCTGACCGGCAGCGAGATCACTCGCGTGATCGCCGGCGAGCCGATCAAGCGGGGCGACGATGACGACACTGGCGCCGCGCCCGGTGGCGGCCAGTCCGACAAACCCTCGCTCACGGCCATCCCCAAGACCAAGCCGCGAAAAGGCGGCGGCGGGATGGAGCCGGAGCCTTCCGCCTGA
- the ald gene encoding alanine dehydrogenase, whose product MKIGCPKEVKAQEFRVGVTPAAAQEAVANGHEVIMQAGAGAGAGFADADYEAAGARIAHTAEDVFSEAEMVVKVKEPQAAERKLLRGGQILFTYLHLAPDPDQTRDLLESGVTAIAYETVTDRAGGLPLLAPMSEVAGKLAPQVGAWALQKANGGRGVLMGGVPGVGPAEVVVIGGGVVGTHAARVAAGMGADVVVLDRSLPRLRYLDDAFRGEFTTRYASAATTADLVARADMVVGAVLIPGAAAPKLVSRAQLGSMKPGAVLVDVAIDQGGCFETSKATTHEDPIYEVDGIVHYCVANMPGAVPRTSTIALGNATLPFIIALANKGWKAACESDEHLLAGLNTHAGRLTNYAVGRALGIDVLSPSLALKI is encoded by the coding sequence ATGAAGATCGGATGCCCGAAGGAAGTGAAGGCACAGGAATTCCGCGTGGGGGTCACACCCGCCGCGGCGCAGGAGGCCGTGGCCAATGGCCACGAGGTGATCATGCAGGCGGGCGCCGGGGCCGGCGCGGGCTTTGCCGATGCCGATTACGAGGCCGCAGGTGCGCGGATTGCGCACACGGCGGAGGACGTGTTCTCCGAGGCCGAGATGGTGGTGAAGGTGAAGGAACCGCAGGCCGCCGAACGAAAGCTGCTGCGCGGGGGTCAGATTCTCTTCACATATCTGCACCTCGCGCCCGATCCGGACCAGACCAGGGACCTGCTGGAGAGCGGCGTGACTGCCATCGCCTATGAAACGGTCACCGACCGCGCTGGCGGCCTGCCCCTGCTCGCGCCGATGAGCGAAGTGGCAGGCAAGCTCGCACCGCAGGTGGGGGCCTGGGCCTTGCAGAAGGCCAATGGCGGGCGCGGCGTGCTGATGGGTGGCGTGCCCGGCGTGGGCCCGGCCGAAGTGGTGGTGATCGGCGGTGGAGTCGTCGGCACCCATGCCGCCCGCGTGGCCGCCGGAATGGGGGCGGATGTGGTGGTGCTGGACCGCTCGCTGCCCCGCCTGCGCTACCTCGACGATGCCTTCAGGGGCGAGTTCACCACCCGCTATGCGTCTGCCGCCACCACGGCAGACCTGGTCGCCCGCGCCGATATGGTGGTAGGCGCGGTGCTGATCCCTGGAGCGGCTGCACCCAAGCTGGTGAGCCGGGCGCAGCTTGGCAGCATGAAACCAGGCGCGGTTCTGGTGGACGTGGCGATCGACCAGGGCGGGTGTTTCGAGACGTCCAAGGCCACCACTCACGAAGACCCGATCTACGAGGTCGACGGGATCGTGCACTATTGCGTCGCCAACATGCCCGGCGCGGTGCCCCGAACCTCGACCATCGCCCTCGGCAACGCCACCTTGCCCTTCATCATCGCCCTGGCCAACAAGGGCTGGAAGGCCGCCTGCGAGTCGGATGAGCATCTGCTGGCGGGCCTCAATACCCATGCCGGGCGATTGACGAACTACGCGGTGGGTCGGGCGCTGGGAATCGACGTGCTGTCACCTTCGCTTGCTCTGAAGATATGA
- the ybgF gene encoding tol-pal system protein YbgF, producing MIRRALFASLIVAAAPAAAQDAQTLADIRQELATVYVSMQELKRELSTTQGAAGGQVAGSVLDRVNAIEAQLQALTSRTEEMQNRIDRVVTDGTNRIGDLEFRVCEIEPGCDFGDIGDTLPLGGTAPASGGGGQTAVITPDTGNGGSTSAPSTGPAMAVAEQADFDRAKAALDSGSFQSAADLFAAFAQSYPGGPLTSAAHFWRGEALYELNKVPEAARAFLESYSSDPQGSMAADALYKLGTSLADLGQNAEACTTLGEVQLRFPESDVAFDAGAARRSIGCI from the coding sequence ATGATCCGCAGGGCGCTCTTCGCTTCGCTGATCGTGGCAGCTGCACCGGCGGCGGCGCAGGATGCCCAGACGCTTGCCGACATTCGGCAGGAGCTGGCCACGGTCTACGTGTCGATGCAGGAGCTCAAGCGTGAGCTTTCGACCACCCAGGGTGCTGCGGGCGGCCAGGTGGCGGGCTCCGTGCTTGATCGTGTCAACGCGATCGAGGCGCAGCTTCAGGCCCTCACCTCGCGCACCGAGGAGATGCAAAACCGGATCGACAGGGTGGTGACCGATGGCACCAACCGGATCGGCGATCTCGAGTTCCGGGTTTGCGAGATCGAGCCGGGCTGCGATTTCGGCGACATCGGCGACACGCTTCCGCTCGGCGGCACCGCGCCCGCATCTGGCGGCGGTGGCCAGACGGCGGTGATCACCCCTGACACCGGAAACGGTGGCTCCACGTCCGCTCCCTCTACCGGCCCTGCGATGGCCGTGGCCGAACAGGCCGATTTCGACCGGGCGAAGGCGGCCCTCGACTCCGGTAGCTTTCAAAGCGCCGCTGACCTCTTTGCGGCCTTTGCCCAATCCTACCCGGGTGGCCCGCTGACCAGCGCCGCCCATTTCTGGCGCGGCGAGGCGCTCTACGAACTGAACAAGGTGCCCGAGGCCGCGCGTGCGTTTCTCGAGAGCTACTCCTCCGATCCGCAGGGGTCGATGGCGGCCGACGCGCTCTACAAGCTCGGCACGTCTCTGGCCGATCTGGGACAGAATGCCGAGGCCTGCACGACCCTTGGTGAAGTGCAGTTGCGCTTTCCCGAGAGTGACGTGGCCTTCGACGCCGGTGCCGCCCGTCGTTCGATCGGGTGCATTTGA
- the tolB gene encoding Tol-Pal system beta propeller repeat protein TolB — MKKLMHLMAGIALALGVAPAIAQDGPLRIEITEGVIEPLPFAIPVFIAENAAAQEYAAQLSQVVAADLQGTGLFRQIPADAFISGVSNFDAPVQYADWKAINAQALITGAVSVAEGGRVNVKFRLFDVFSEAPLGDGLQLGGTTTSWRRIAHKVADQVYSRITGEGGYFDSRVVFVHEEGPKNARQKRLAVMDYDGANVQYLTDSASIVLAPRFSPTGDRVIYTSYETGFPKIYMMDVGTVQRRILEDQPGTMTFAPRFAPDGQTVVYSLERGGNTDIYRLVPGGTAQALTNAPSIETAPSYSPDGAQIVFESDRSGTQQLYKMSAGGGEPTRISFGEGRYGTPVWSPRGDLIAFTKQHQGRFHIGVMRTDGSEERLLTASFLDEGPTWSPNGRVIMFTRSGSGAGGESALYSVDISGRNLRKVPTPGAASDPAWSPLLP, encoded by the coding sequence ATGAAAAAACTGATGCACCTAATGGCCGGGATTGCCCTGGCCCTCGGAGTTGCCCCTGCCATCGCGCAGGATGGCCCGTTGCGGATCGAGATCACCGAAGGCGTGATCGAGCCGCTGCCCTTTGCCATTCCGGTCTTCATTGCCGAAAACGCGGCGGCGCAGGAATATGCGGCGCAGCTGAGCCAGGTGGTCGCAGCCGACCTCCAGGGCACCGGCCTGTTCCGGCAGATCCCGGCGGACGCCTTCATCTCGGGGGTCAGCAACTTCGATGCGCCGGTGCAATATGCAGACTGGAAGGCGATCAACGCGCAGGCGCTGATCACCGGCGCGGTCTCCGTGGCCGAAGGCGGGCGGGTGAACGTGAAGTTCCGCCTGTTCGACGTGTTCTCCGAGGCCCCGCTGGGCGACGGGCTGCAGCTGGGTGGCACCACCACCAGCTGGCGCCGCATCGCGCACAAGGTGGCCGACCAGGTCTACTCGCGCATCACCGGTGAGGGCGGCTATTTCGACAGCCGGGTTGTCTTTGTTCACGAAGAAGGGCCCAAGAACGCACGGCAGAAGCGCCTTGCGGTGATGGATTACGACGGGGCCAACGTGCAGTATCTGACCGACAGCGCCTCGATCGTGCTTGCGCCGCGCTTTTCGCCCACGGGTGACCGGGTGATCTACACCAGCTACGAGACCGGCTTTCCCAAGATCTACATGATGGACGTGGGCACCGTGCAGCGCCGCATCCTCGAGGATCAACCCGGCACCATGACGTTTGCGCCGCGCTTCGCACCGGACGGTCAGACCGTGGTTTACTCGCTCGAACGGGGCGGCAACACCGATATTTACCGCCTGGTCCCAGGCGGGACCGCACAAGCTCTGACCAATGCACCGTCGATCGAAACAGCGCCGAGCTACTCGCCGGACGGCGCGCAGATCGTGTTCGAATCCGACCGTTCCGGCACCCAGCAACTCTACAAGATGTCGGCTGGCGGCGGTGAGCCGACCCGGATCAGCTTTGGCGAGGGCCGCTACGGCACGCCTGTATGGTCGCCGCGCGGCGACCTCATCGCCTTCACCAAGCAGCACCAGGGCAGGTTTCACATCGGCGTGATGCGCACGGATGGCTCCGAAGAGCGGCTTCTGACCGCGAGCTTCCTCGACGAAGGCCCGACCTGGAGCCCCAATGGCCGTGTGATCATGTTCACCCGGTCCGGAAGCGGGGCAGGGGGCGAAAGCGCGCTCTACTCGGTGGATATCTCCGGCCGGAACCTCAGGAAGGTGCCGACCCCGGGAGCCGCCTCCGACCCGGCGTGGTCGCCGTTGCTGCCGTAG
- the pal gene encoding peptidoglycan-associated lipoprotein Pal: MNKFLVKSGLIALALAVTACTDPGRFGSGAGGDGSVGADVYNPNDPASNPNSPAYFSQRVGDRVLFAVDQSTLSPEAQSTLAAQAQWLNTNSSYQAIVEGHADEQGTREYNLALGARRANAVQEYLISQGVAGSRLKTVSYGKERPIEVCSTESCYSKNRRAVTVLSAGAGF; this comes from the coding sequence ATGAACAAGTTCCTCGTGAAGTCCGGGCTGATTGCCCTTGCACTGGCCGTGACGGCCTGTACCGATCCCGGTCGTTTCGGCAGCGGAGCCGGTGGTGACGGCTCGGTCGGTGCCGATGTCTACAACCCCAACGATCCGGCCTCGAACCCGAACTCGCCGGCCTACTTTTCGCAGCGAGTCGGCGACCGTGTGCTCTTCGCCGTCGACCAGTCGACCCTGTCGCCCGAGGCGCAGTCGACCCTTGCGGCCCAGGCCCAGTGGCTCAATACCAACTCCTCCTACCAGGCTATCGTCGAAGGCCACGCCGACGAGCAGGGCACCCGCGAGTACAACCTTGCGCTGGGTGCGCGCCGCGCCAATGCTGTGCAGGAATACCTGATTTCTCAGGGTGTTGCCGGTTCCCGGCTGAAAACTGTCAGCTACGGCAAGGAACGCCCGATCGAGGTTTGTTCGACCGAGTCCTGCTACTCCAAGAACCGCCGCGCCGTGACGGTGCTTTCGGCGGGCGCAGGGTTCTGA
- a CDS encoding ExbD/TolR family protein produces MGAGVINTGGGNRKRRSRGRGRAAAMSEINVTPFVDVMLVLLIIFMVAAPLLTVGVPIQLPETAAQALPTEQEEPLTITLTVEGETLIQTTPVEEGALVTRLRAIAAERADDKVFLRADGAIPYERVMRVMGALNAGGFGNIGLVTDTGGPTLDGSDG; encoded by the coding sequence ATGGGCGCGGGCGTCATCAACACCGGCGGGGGCAACCGCAAGCGCCGCTCCCGTGGCCGGGGCCGCGCGGCGGCGATGAGCGAGATCAACGTCACGCCCTTTGTCGACGTGATGCTGGTACTGCTGATCATCTTCATGGTGGCCGCGCCCCTGCTCACCGTCGGCGTGCCGATCCAGCTGCCCGAGACGGCAGCGCAGGCGCTGCCTACCGAGCAGGAGGAGCCGCTGACCATCACCCTGACTGTCGAAGGCGAGACCCTGATCCAGACCACACCGGTTGAAGAGGGGGCACTGGTCACGCGTCTGCGCGCCATCGCCGCCGAACGCGCCGATGACAAGGTCTTTCTCCGCGCCGACGGGGCGATTCCCTACGAGCGGGTCATGCGGGTGATGGGTGCGCTCAACGCCGGCGGCTTTGGCAACATCGGCCTGGTGACCGATACCGGCGGACCCACGCTCGACGGGTCGGACGGGTAG